A segment of the Deinococcus arcticus genome:
AAGTGATCTACGGGTGCCGCATGCAGATCGTGGTCACCCGGTCAGTGGCTGGCGACTTGGTCTGTCTGGCGACCGATCTGCACGCCCAGGACGCCTGTTGGATGTATCGTCTCCGCTGGTCGGTGGAGTGCACGTTTTCTTCGATGAAATCGCGCGGCTTCGACCTGGAACGGACAGGGATGACCCAGCAGGGTCGCCTTGAGCGGCTGTTTGGCATGGTGACCCTCGCGTGGGTCTGGTGCCTCCGGGTGGGTGTCGATGGAGCGCCTAAGTGCCCGATCCCAATCAAGGCTCATGGCCGCAAGGCGTTGAGCCTGGTCACCGCTGGTTGGGAGTGCCTCGCACACGCACTCCGGTGGGCTCGTCCAGCACGAGTGACCTTTGTCAACCTCTTCACGACTGGTTTTTCAGCTCCTGGCGCCCCTGGAGGCTAAGGTGTCCGGTACTGAATTCTAGAATGCAGAAAGTTCTTCTCATTCTGAAAATACCGATTGTT
Coding sequences within it:
- a CDS encoding transposase, yielding VIYGCRMQIVVTRSVAGDLVCLATDLHAQDACWMYRLRWSVECTFSSMKSRGFDLERTGMTQQGRLERLFGMVTLAWVWCLRVGVDGAPKCPIPIKAHGRKALSLVTAGWECLAHALRWARPARVTFVNLFTTGFSAPGAPGG